In Streptomyces sp. Li-HN-5-11, the sequence AGGGCACGGCCCACAGCATGACGGGGGCGATCAGGGGGATGGAGCGCATCAGGCGGTGCAGCGGGCTCCGCCGCGGCGCTCGCGCCTCACTCTCGGCGGTCCGGGTGCTGCTGGTGTCGGTCACGCTTCCCCTCCCTGACCAGGCTGCCGTCTCGCGCACTGTATCCGGTCGCCTCGGGCCGGCCGGACCGGCGTTCATGGGCGCGGCCCCTTGGAGCGGAGGGTTCTCTGCGGGACGGCAGGACTCGGCCGATCCTCGTCTCCCCGCCAGTGCGCCCAGCACGGCACGGGTGGCGACCCGCGCGTACAGGAAGATCCCGCCGCTCGCGTCGGCGATCGGCGCAGGCCGAGCCGGTCACCCGCCCAGCGCGTGACGGGCAGTTGGGCGCAGACGACCGGCAGGAAAGGGTGGGCTACCTGGTCTTGAACCGGTCCGGACGCACGAAGTCCAGGCCCTCGATGGTCTGCTTGCCGAGCGCTTCGTGTGCGGCGATGTGGCCATAGCCGGTCGCCATCTTGAAGCCCTTCCCCGAAAATCCGGTGGCGCAGTAGACCCCGCTGTTCTCGTCCAGCCAGCCGATGAGGGGATGCCTGTCCTCGGTGAAGAGGTCGGGGAAGGCGTCGGCGCGCACGATGGTGGGGATGAGGCCGGGGAAGAATTCGGTGACGGTCGCGGTGACCGTCTCGACTTCTTCCCGGGTGAGTTCCCTGGGCAAGGAGTCCGGGTCGGGGGTCGCCCTCGCGCGCCCCCTCATCGGTGCGTCCACGGATGCCTTGACCGTCACGCCGTCGACGGCGGGTGCGCCGTACAGGGAGCGATCGTCGTACTGCCGGCTGAAGACGGGGAAGTTCTCCGGCGAGAACTGTGTGCCGTCCTGGGCGATGAACCAGGTCAGGACGATCCGATGGGTTTCCGTAACGGCCTTGAGGTGCTCGGGCATGAGCCTTCGGGACCAGCCGCCCGAGGCGACGATGACCTTCTCGAACGTCCAGGTTCTGTCGCCCGAGGTGACGACCACGCCGTTTTCGGTTTCGGTGATGCTGTCCACGGGTGTGTTCTGAAGGACGGTGGCGCCGCCTGCCTGGGCCGCCGCGACGGCGGCGCTGACGGCGCGGTCGGTGCGCAGAACGCCGGCGTGGGGGTCGTAGATGGCGCAGTCGTCGGGGCGGAGGTTGTGCTGGGGGTAGCGTTCCGCCAGCTCCTTTCGGTAAAAGACGTCGTGCTCGGCTCCGGTGATGCGCGCTGTGTCGAGGAGGCTGTTGATGAAGCTGCTGTTCGCTGTCCCGATGGTGAGGCCCCCGGTAGGCGTGAAGATGTCCTGCCCGGTTTCCGCTTCGAGCTCGGCCCAGAGGCTGCGGGAGCGTTCCATGATGGGGTAGTAGTCGGGCTTCCCGAAGTAGATCATGCGGAACAGGCGGGTGTCCCCGCCCACGGCACTGCGGCCGTGGGCGGGTGTGGCGGCCTCGAAGCCCACGACCGAGTCGGTCAGCCGGGAGGCCTGCCACAGGGCCATGCTTCCGATGCTGCCCAGGCCGATGACGGCGAGTTGTGCGTCCATGAGGGCGGTTTCCTATTCGTTTACTCGTGAAGTCCGGCGAGTCTGCTGCCGAACTTGGCCAGGAGTGAGGTCTTGCTGGAACCCCTGCGCTCCTCCCAGCGGTCGGCGATGCCGAAGAGCCGGTACATGGCGTGAACACCCAGCCAGCGAACGGGTTCCGGTTCCCACTTCCGTGCCCGGTAGCCGACCCACGGGAGAGTGGTCCGCTCGGTTTCCTTCTCGAAGGCGAGCTCCGCGAGGGTCCTGCCGCCGACGTAGGCCGACGTGACACCGTGTCCCGCGTAGCCGGAGGACGATCCGATCCCGGATGCCGGGTCCCAGAGCACGCCGCCGTTCCAGTCACGCGTGACGCCCAGGACTCCCGACCAGGCGTGGTCCACCTCGAAGGGGATCCCCGGGAAGAAGGAGCTGAGCTTGTGCGAGATCAGGTCGATGGTGGACTGGGCGGTCGCACCGGCTCCTCCCGTGCCGGACCCGAAGCGGTAGGGGACACCACGGCCCCCCATGGCGATACGGCCGTCCGACGTCCGCTGGGCGTAGATGAACGTGTGCGCGGAGTCGTTGAGGCACTGCGGCCCGTCCCAGCCGATCTCCTGCCATGCCTCCTTCGGCAGGGGCTTGGTCACGATCATCGAGGAATTGACCGGGATCAGGCTCCGGCGGCCGAGCAGCTGTCCCGAATAGCCTTCGGTGCAGATGAACGTCCTGGCCGCGGTGACGCGTCCGTCGGCCAAGGTGAGAGTTCTGCCGCTGACACTGTGCACTCGGCTGCCCTCGTAGATCCTCACCCCCATGGAGGTCAGGGTGCCGGCGAGGCCGTAGACGAGCTTCGCGGGGTGGATCCGCGCGCAGTGCTTGTAGAAGAGCCCGCCGTGGACGGTGGAGATGTTGATCCTGGACTGGAACTCGTCCCGGTCGAGCATGTGGACTTCGTCGTCGGTCAGCCCGTACTTCAAGTCCGCATCGCGCCGGGTGACAAGTCGGCCCAGCCCTGCCCGAGTGTGGGCGGCGACGAGCGCGCCGCCCTTGTGCTGATCGGCGTCGATGCCCTCGGCCTGGAGGATGTCCAGGACCGCGTCGACGCCGGCGACGAACTCCTGCTGCAGTGCCCGGCTCGCCTCCGGCCCGCCCCCGGCGCGGGCGAAGGCGGCACGGTTTCCCGGAGGCATCGCCGAGAGCCAGCCGCCGTTGCGCCCGGAGGCGCCGTAGCCGACCTGTTCGGCCTCGAAGACGGCGACCGAGAGCGACGGTTCGAGCTTCTTGGCGAAGTACGCCGCCCACAGGCCGGTGTAGCCGCCGCCGACAATGGCCACGTCGACGGAGTCCTGGCCAATGAAGCGCGGGAATGAGAGCCTCGTGTCGGCCAGTTGGGCCACCCAGAAGCCGAGCTCTCCGTTTCGGGGTCGTGCCGCAAGGGCGTTCATTGGTGTGTCCTTGTCTCCGGGAGGGACCGCATGGTCCGCTGCTGGATGGCGGTGTGGCCGCCGTCGACGGGGAGCGTTGCCCCGGGGATGTACGAGGGCTCCGACGACGCGAGGAAGAGGACGGCGTCGGCGATCTCCTCGGAAGCGGCGAGGCGCTGAAGCAGGATCTGCCACTCACGCTCGCGGCGGGTGACCTCTGCGTCGGACCTGCGCCAACAGGACGCCTCGATGACTCGGTCGACGCTGTCTTGCATCGCGTCGGTCAGCACGGTCGGCGCCGACGTGTCGGCTAGCTTGCCGAGGACGTCGAGTGCCTGTGGAATCCGGGCATCGCCGTACCACTCGTGAGGGGCTCGCCGCTACACAGCGGTGCAGATCACCTGGATCTCGACCGGACTGTTGCCCGGTAGCCCGGCGACACCGATCGCGGTGCGGGCGTGCCGCCCGTTCTCACCCAGTACCTCGATGAGCAGTTCACTGGCCGCGTTGGCGACGTTCGACTGCTGACCGAAGTCCGGCGTGCCGGCCACGAAAACCAGCATCTGCACGATCCGGACACGGTCCAGGTCGCCCACCGCCTGCACAGCGGCGGCGAGCGCGTTGAGCGCGGCATGGCGCGCGAGCTCCTGCGCGGTCTCCAGCTCCACGTCCCGGCCGACGATGCCCTGACCCAGCAGCAGGCCGTCCTTGAAAGGAAGTTGGCCGGAGAGGTGGATGGCGGAGCCCACCGTTTGGTGGGGCAGAAGGTACGTGCTGCCGACGAGGACGGGTAGCTCCAGTCCCAGGGCCTGGAGCCTTTCTGAAGCCGAGTCACCCTTGACGCTTTGAGGCAGGGGCGGACTCACGTTGCCACCGCCTTGCTGCGGGTTCATACTCAGTTCTCCGCTCGGGCGTCAAGGGCGCGGCAGGCCGAAGAGGACGGGGAGGTCGGCGATGTCGGTGATCCGCTCGTAGCCGAGCCAGTGCTCGTCGTGCTCCCAGCCGCGGTCTACGTACACCTTGTTCTTGATGCCCATGGTGGCCGCGGAGCGATGGTCGTACATCGGGCTCGCGGAGACGTGGACGATCTCGTCGGGTGTCACGCCGAGCTTGTCGAACGTGTACTCGAAGGCGCGGAGCCGTGGCTTGTAGACGCCCATCTCCTCGGCGCTGATGACGACCTCGAACGGGGCCTTGAGGTTCTCGGCGAGGCGTACGGCATGGGCGGTGTCGCTGTTGG encodes:
- the solA gene encoding N-methyl-L-tryptophan oxidase, with protein sequence MDAQLAVIGLGSIGSMALWQASRLTDSVVGFEAATPAHGRSAVGGDTRLFRMIYFGKPDYYPIMERSRSLWAELEAETGQDIFTPTGGLTIGTANSSFINSLLDTARITGAEHDVFYRKELAERYPQHNLRPDDCAIYDPHAGVLRTDRAVSAAVAAAQAGGATVLQNTPVDSITETENGVVVTSGDRTWTFEKVIVASGGWSRRLMPEHLKAVTETHRIVLTWFIAQDGTQFSPENFPVFSRQYDDRSLYGAPAVDGVTVKASVDAPMRGRARATPDPDSLPRELTREEVETVTATVTEFFPGLIPTIVRADAFPDLFTEDRHPLIGWLDENSGVYCATGFSGKGFKMATGYGHIAAHEALGKQTIEGLDFVRPDRFKTR
- a CDS encoding FAD-dependent oxidoreductase; protein product: MNALAARPRNGELGFWVAQLADTRLSFPRFIGQDSVDVAIVGGGYTGLWAAYFAKKLEPSLSVAVFEAEQVGYGASGRNGGWLSAMPPGNRAAFARAGGGPEASRALQQEFVAGVDAVLDILQAEGIDADQHKGGALVAAHTRAGLGRLVTRRDADLKYGLTDDEVHMLDRDEFQSRINISTVHGGLFYKHCARIHPAKLVYGLAGTLTSMGVRIYEGSRVHSVSGRTLTLADGRVTAARTFICTEGYSGQLLGRRSLIPVNSSMIVTKPLPKEAWQEIGWDGPQCLNDSAHTFIYAQRTSDGRIAMGGRGVPYRFGSGTGGAGATAQSTIDLISHKLSSFFPGIPFEVDHAWSGVLGVTRDWNGGVLWDPASGIGSSSGYAGHGVTSAYVGGRTLAELAFEKETERTTLPWVGYRARKWEPEPVRWLGVHAMYRLFGIADRWEERRGSSKTSLLAKFGSRLAGLHE
- a CDS encoding SDR family oxidoreductase; its protein translation is MQDSVDRVIEASCWRRSDAEVTRREREWQILLQRLAASEEIADAVLFLASSEPSYIPGATLPVDGGHTAIQQRTMRSLPETRTHQ
- a CDS encoding RidA family protein, which codes for MSPPLPQSVKGDSASERLQALGLELPVLVGSTYLLPHQTVGSAIHLSGQLPFKDGLLLGQGIVGRDVELETAQELARHAALNALAAAVQAVGDLDRVRIVQMLVFVAGTPDFGQQSNVANAASELLIEVLGENGRHARTAIGVAGLPGNSPVEIQVICTAV